The Malus sylvestris chromosome 12, drMalSylv7.2, whole genome shotgun sequence genome contains a region encoding:
- the LOC126594245 gene encoding bifunctional 3-dehydroquinate dehydratase/shikimate dehydrogenase, chloroplastic-like isoform X1, translated as MTLDTLPLAASDLHIMDRSRRNSTLICAPVMAKSVDQMLVQMGKAKEVGADLVEIRVDFLKNFSPRRDLGVLIKQSPLPTLVTYRPSWEGGQYKGDDKQRQDALRVAMELGADFIDVELKVADEFYNSIKGKKPEKVKIIVSSHNYEKTPSSEEIGDLVARIQATGADIVKIATTALDITDSARVFQVLVHSQVPMIALVMGEKGLISRVLSAKYGAFLTFGTIEAGVVSAPGQPTVRDLLDLYNFRIIGADTKVHGEIGNPIGHVKSPHLYNAAFRSINFNGIYLPLLVDNVANFIDTYNSPDFAGYSYTIPHKEAGLKCCDEIDPHAKEIGAINCMIRNPADGKLKGYNVDYLGAIAAIEEGLRALNGSSNGSGSPLAGKLFVVMGAGAAGTALAYGGKQKGARVVVANRTYDKAKALANKVGGEAITLAELETFHPEDGMVLANATSVGMEPRSDQTPLSKNALKNYSLVFDAIYTPKWTRLLQEAQESGASVVFGTEMFLNQAFVQVEKFSGSPAPKHLIRDVLARNT; from the exons ATGACGCTCGACACCCTTCCG TTGGCTGCTTCGGATCTTCATATCATGGATAGAAGTCGAAGAAATTCGACACTGATATGTGCGCCGGTGATGGCGAAATCAGTTGATCAGATGCTGGTCCAAATGGGGAAGGCAAAGGAAGTTGGCGCTGATCTCGTTGAAATTCGGGTGGATTTCTTGAAGAACTTCAGTCCAAGACGAGATCTCGGCGTATTGATTAAACAAAGTCCTTTGCCTACACTTGTCACTTACAG GCCATCATGGGAAGGTGGACAGTATAAGGGCGACGACAAACAGCGACAAGATGCACTGCGTGTAGCCATGGAATTGGGAGCGGATTTTATCGATGTTGAACTTAAG GTAGCCGATGAGTTCTACAATTCCATAAAAGGGAAGAAGCCAGAGAAGGTCAAAATCATTGTTTCGTCGCACAACTATGAGAAAACTCCGTCCTCTGAGGAAATAGGTGATCTTGTTGCAAGGATACAAGCTACGGGAGCTGACATAGTTAAGATCGCAACAACTGCCTTAGACATCACCGACTCTGCACGCGTATTTCAAGTATTAGTGCATTCTCAA GTACCAATGATAGCGCTTGTTATGGGCGAGAAGGGTTTGATCTCACGCGTTCTTAGTGCAAAGTATGGTGCATTCCTCACATTTGGTACGATAGAGGCAGGAGTAGTATCAGCTCCTGGCCAGCCCACCGTAAGAGATCTATTGGACTTGTACAATTTCAGAATTATAGGGGCCGATACCAAAGTACATGGCGAGATAGGAAATCCTATCGGTCATGTCAAAAGCCCTCATCTTTACAATGCAGCATTTAGATCTATCAATTTCAATGGAATTTATCTGCCTTTGTTGGTTGATAACGTTGCGAATTTTATTGATACCTACAACTCACCGGATTTCGCTGGATACAG TTATACAATTCCTCACAAGGAGGCAGGATTGAAATGCTGTGATGAAATCGATCCACATGCCAAG GAAATAGGAGCTATTAATTGCATGATCAGGAACCCGGCTGATGGGAAATTAAAAGGCTACAATGTTGACTATCTAGGAGCAATTGCAGCAATTGAGGAAGGACTGCGAG CGTTGAATGGTTCAAGTAATGGATCTGGTTCCCCGTTAGCTGGCAAATTATTCGTGGTCATGGGAGCTGGTGCTGCTGGAACAGCACTTGCCTATGGCGGAAAACAAAAGGGAGCAAGAGTGGTAGTTGCCAATCGCACATATG ACAAAGCCAAGGCACTTGCAAATAAAGTTGGGGGAGAAGCTATTACTCTCGCAGAACTGGAAACTTTCCATCCAGAGGATGGAATGGTTCTTGCAAACGCCACATCGGTTGGAATGGAACCAAGAAGTGATCAAACACCGTTATCTAAG AACGCTTTGAAGAACTATTCTTTAGTGTTTGATGCCATTTATACACCTAAATGGACAAGACTCTTACAAGAAGCACAAGAGTCTGGAGCATCCGTTGTTTTCGGGACAGAAATGTTCCTCAATCAAGCATTTGTACAGGTTGAAAAGTTTTCTGGTTCACCTG CACCAAAGCATCTGATCAGGGATGTGCTGGCAAGAAATACATGA
- the LOC126594245 gene encoding bifunctional 3-dehydroquinate dehydratase/shikimate dehydrogenase, chloroplastic-like isoform X2, which yields MDRSRRNSTLICAPVMAKSVDQMLVQMGKAKEVGADLVEIRVDFLKNFSPRRDLGVLIKQSPLPTLVTYRPSWEGGQYKGDDKQRQDALRVAMELGADFIDVELKVADEFYNSIKGKKPEKVKIIVSSHNYEKTPSSEEIGDLVARIQATGADIVKIATTALDITDSARVFQVLVHSQVPMIALVMGEKGLISRVLSAKYGAFLTFGTIEAGVVSAPGQPTVRDLLDLYNFRIIGADTKVHGEIGNPIGHVKSPHLYNAAFRSINFNGIYLPLLVDNVANFIDTYNSPDFAGYSYTIPHKEAGLKCCDEIDPHAKEIGAINCMIRNPADGKLKGYNVDYLGAIAAIEEGLRALNGSSNGSGSPLAGKLFVVMGAGAAGTALAYGGKQKGARVVVANRTYDKAKALANKVGGEAITLAELETFHPEDGMVLANATSVGMEPRSDQTPLSKNALKNYSLVFDAIYTPKWTRLLQEAQESGASVVFGTEMFLNQAFVQVEKFSGSPAPKHLIRDVLARNT from the exons ATGGATAGAAGTCGAAGAAATTCGACACTGATATGTGCGCCGGTGATGGCGAAATCAGTTGATCAGATGCTGGTCCAAATGGGGAAGGCAAAGGAAGTTGGCGCTGATCTCGTTGAAATTCGGGTGGATTTCTTGAAGAACTTCAGTCCAAGACGAGATCTCGGCGTATTGATTAAACAAAGTCCTTTGCCTACACTTGTCACTTACAG GCCATCATGGGAAGGTGGACAGTATAAGGGCGACGACAAACAGCGACAAGATGCACTGCGTGTAGCCATGGAATTGGGAGCGGATTTTATCGATGTTGAACTTAAG GTAGCCGATGAGTTCTACAATTCCATAAAAGGGAAGAAGCCAGAGAAGGTCAAAATCATTGTTTCGTCGCACAACTATGAGAAAACTCCGTCCTCTGAGGAAATAGGTGATCTTGTTGCAAGGATACAAGCTACGGGAGCTGACATAGTTAAGATCGCAACAACTGCCTTAGACATCACCGACTCTGCACGCGTATTTCAAGTATTAGTGCATTCTCAA GTACCAATGATAGCGCTTGTTATGGGCGAGAAGGGTTTGATCTCACGCGTTCTTAGTGCAAAGTATGGTGCATTCCTCACATTTGGTACGATAGAGGCAGGAGTAGTATCAGCTCCTGGCCAGCCCACCGTAAGAGATCTATTGGACTTGTACAATTTCAGAATTATAGGGGCCGATACCAAAGTACATGGCGAGATAGGAAATCCTATCGGTCATGTCAAAAGCCCTCATCTTTACAATGCAGCATTTAGATCTATCAATTTCAATGGAATTTATCTGCCTTTGTTGGTTGATAACGTTGCGAATTTTATTGATACCTACAACTCACCGGATTTCGCTGGATACAG TTATACAATTCCTCACAAGGAGGCAGGATTGAAATGCTGTGATGAAATCGATCCACATGCCAAG GAAATAGGAGCTATTAATTGCATGATCAGGAACCCGGCTGATGGGAAATTAAAAGGCTACAATGTTGACTATCTAGGAGCAATTGCAGCAATTGAGGAAGGACTGCGAG CGTTGAATGGTTCAAGTAATGGATCTGGTTCCCCGTTAGCTGGCAAATTATTCGTGGTCATGGGAGCTGGTGCTGCTGGAACAGCACTTGCCTATGGCGGAAAACAAAAGGGAGCAAGAGTGGTAGTTGCCAATCGCACATATG ACAAAGCCAAGGCACTTGCAAATAAAGTTGGGGGAGAAGCTATTACTCTCGCAGAACTGGAAACTTTCCATCCAGAGGATGGAATGGTTCTTGCAAACGCCACATCGGTTGGAATGGAACCAAGAAGTGATCAAACACCGTTATCTAAG AACGCTTTGAAGAACTATTCTTTAGTGTTTGATGCCATTTATACACCTAAATGGACAAGACTCTTACAAGAAGCACAAGAGTCTGGAGCATCCGTTGTTTTCGGGACAGAAATGTTCCTCAATCAAGCATTTGTACAGGTTGAAAAGTTTTCTGGTTCACCTG CACCAAAGCATCTGATCAGGGATGTGCTGGCAAGAAATACATGA